In one window of Paraflavitalea soli DNA:
- a CDS encoding Tex family protein — protein sequence MELKYTQKIAEKLNLTLKQVTSVHDLQAEGATIPFMARYRKEATNNMDEVAIGNVVEQIAYFTELEKRKETVIKTIEGLGKLTPELKQRIEDCYDATVLEDIYLPYKPKRKTRATQAIEKGLEPLAKTLFEQGAEDPTAEAGKFINEQVKDTKEALQGARDIIAEWVAEHEQARNKVRQLFTETSHLSAKVLTSKKDEEEAQKYRDYFEFNEPLSQSPSHRILAIRRGEKEGYLVMDINIDKQQAVDELERIFIKASNPNSTEVKKAIEDSYERLLKSSIENEFRLVSKNKADEEAIHVFTENLRQLLLASPLGSKKVLALDPGFRTGCKTVCLDAQGNMVYHGVIYPHPPQNEWSKSEAEIKFLVDKYDIEAIGVGNGTAGRETEQLVRGIDFGKPVSVFQVNESGASIYSASEVAREEFPDQDVTVRGAVSIGRRLLDPLSELVKIDPKSIGVGQYQHDVNQTKLKDALDRVVESAVNYVGVDVNTASKHLLLYVSGLNNTLAKNIVEYRLKNGAFKSRDELKKVPMMGPKTFEQCAGFLRISGAANPLDNSSVHPESYFVVEQMAKDLQASLEDLIKQSELRKKINKKQYISETIGEFTITDILKELEKPGRDPRAPIEEFRFDDTIKSIEDVKQGMTVPGIVTNITNFGVFVDIGVKQDGLVHISQLSNTFVSDPNQVVKLNQKVTVTVTEVDVNRKRIALTMKDQSRAGGGGDKQRPQQQGGGGSRPSGNKPQQPKKQEPLNPFQAKLMELKKKFND from the coding sequence ATGGAATTAAAGTACACACAAAAGATTGCAGAGAAATTAAACCTTACACTCAAGCAGGTGACCAGTGTTCACGACCTGCAGGCCGAAGGCGCTACCATTCCCTTTATGGCGCGTTACCGCAAAGAAGCTACCAACAATATGGATGAGGTAGCCATCGGAAACGTAGTGGAGCAAATTGCTTATTTCACCGAATTGGAAAAGCGGAAGGAAACCGTGATCAAGACCATTGAAGGACTGGGCAAACTGACACCCGAACTGAAACAACGCATCGAAGATTGTTATGATGCCACAGTATTGGAAGATATTTACCTACCTTATAAACCCAAACGCAAAACAAGAGCCACCCAGGCCATTGAAAAAGGACTGGAGCCACTGGCCAAAACATTGTTTGAACAAGGGGCGGAAGATCCTACTGCCGAAGCAGGCAAGTTCATCAACGAACAGGTAAAAGATACCAAGGAAGCCTTGCAGGGCGCCCGCGATATCATTGCTGAATGGGTAGCGGAACATGAGCAGGCACGCAATAAAGTACGCCAGCTGTTTACCGAAACCTCTCACTTGTCGGCCAAGGTACTCACCAGCAAGAAAGACGAGGAAGAAGCCCAGAAATACCGTGATTATTTTGAATTCAATGAACCCTTATCACAAAGCCCTTCTCACCGCATACTGGCCATCCGCCGGGGCGAAAAAGAAGGCTACCTGGTGATGGATATCAATATCGACAAACAACAGGCAGTAGATGAACTGGAAAGGATCTTTATCAAAGCCTCCAATCCCAACAGCACAGAGGTAAAGAAAGCCATCGAAGATAGCTATGAGCGCCTGCTGAAATCATCTATTGAAAATGAGTTCCGCCTGGTGAGCAAGAACAAAGCCGATGAAGAGGCCATCCATGTGTTTACAGAAAACCTGCGCCAGTTATTGCTGGCTTCCCCATTAGGTTCCAAGAAAGTACTGGCCCTCGATCCGGGCTTCCGTACGGGTTGTAAGACCGTGTGCCTGGATGCCCAGGGCAATATGGTGTACCATGGTGTTATCTATCCCCATCCGCCGCAGAATGAATGGTCGAAGAGCGAAGCAGAAATTAAGTTCCTGGTAGATAAGTACGATATCGAAGCGATTGGTGTAGGCAATGGTACTGCAGGCCGTGAAACAGAGCAGTTGGTAAGAGGTATTGATTTTGGCAAACCAGTGAGTGTGTTCCAGGTCAATGAAAGCGGTGCTTCTATTTATTCCGCGTCAGAAGTAGCACGGGAAGAGTTCCCCGACCAGGATGTTACTGTGCGTGGCGCAGTGAGCATTGGCCGCCGCCTGCTCGATCCCCTGAGCGAACTGGTAAAGATCGATCCCAAATCCATTGGGGTAGGGCAGTACCAGCACGATGTGAACCAAACCAAATTGAAAGACGCACTCGACAGGGTAGTGGAAAGCGCCGTGAACTATGTAGGCGTGGATGTAAATACCGCTTCCAAACACCTGTTGCTGTATGTATCTGGTCTCAACAATACCCTGGCCAAAAACATCGTGGAATACCGCCTGAAGAACGGCGCTTTCAAAAGCCGCGATGAACTGAAGAAAGTACCCATGATGGGACCCAAGACCTTTGAGCAATGTGCGGGCTTCTTACGCATTTCCGGTGCGGCCAATCCATTGGACAATTCCTCTGTGCACCCCGAAAGCTATTTCGTGGTAGAGCAGATGGCCAAAGACCTGCAGGCTTCCCTGGAAGACCTGATCAAGCAATCAGAACTGCGCAAGAAGATCAATAAAAAGCAATACATCAGCGAGACCATTGGTGAGTTCACCATTACAGATATCCTCAAGGAGTTGGAAAAGCCGGGTCGTGACCCACGGGCGCCCATTGAAGAGTTTCGCTTTGATGATACCATCAAGTCCATTGAAGATGTGAAGCAGGGAATGACCGTCCCCGGTATCGTGACGAATATTACCAACTTTGGCGTGTTTGTAGACATTGGTGTAAAGCAGGATGGACTGGTGCATATTTCACAGCTCAGCAACACCTTCGTGTCCGACCCCAACCAGGTAGTGAAGCTGAACCAGAAAGTAACGGTTACCGTTACCGAAGTGGATGTGAACAGGAAGCGGATCGCGCTGACCATGAAGGACCAAAGCAGGGCCGGTGGCGGCGGCGACAAGCAGCGTCCCCAACAACAAGGTGGCGGCGGCAGCAGGCCTTCCGGCAATAAGCCCCAGCAGCCTAAAAAGCAGGAGCCGCTGAATCCCTTCCAGGCCAAGCTGATGGAACTGAAGAAGAAGTTCAACGATTAG
- a CDS encoding sensor histidine kinase produces MKLFTKLTLFITLSKLAIVVLFVLLLPVLVNRVASEYTNYYLREQKKKVLKAIQSNGIDYYLQGEGSYGSYTMLKEEYISLEPDTAGLWHDTIETARRLVETDTLTYRILRHVFSYDKKNYLLEVGKTTATISQYNRPLQRVALFVLIALIILTILVDLLYTRLVLRPLAVIIRTRLVNRRFPFKEHLPPIRTSTADFRYLDNALIELMGKIKEAFDKEREFTSNASHELMTPISILQNKLENLMVDSDMNEALQEKTMGMMKTLNRLKKIVHSLLLISRIENDQFTRTDTINIEQLLQEVMEELGHRAEARGITVSITLPPDGIVIPNMNHELIFQLFYNLINNAIRYNKENGQLFISAKISPLHTWTIYIQDTGIGIPAEELDTIFDRFKKANRSTGEGYGLGLSIVKSIAQYHTIRIEVSSEAGKGTVFSVVFP; encoded by the coding sequence GTGAAACTGTTTACCAAACTAACCCTGTTCATTACACTATCCAAGCTGGCCATTGTGGTGCTCTTTGTGCTGCTGTTGCCGGTACTGGTAAACCGGGTAGCCTCTGAATACACCAACTATTACCTGCGCGAACAGAAGAAAAAAGTACTGAAGGCCATCCAGTCGAATGGGATCGATTATTACCTGCAGGGCGAAGGCAGCTACGGCAGTTATACCATGCTGAAGGAAGAATACATATCCCTGGAGCCAGACACTGCGGGGCTATGGCATGATACCATTGAAACCGCCCGTCGCCTGGTAGAAACAGATACCCTCACCTACCGCATCTTAAGACATGTCTTTAGCTACGATAAAAAGAATTACCTGCTGGAAGTAGGCAAGACCACCGCTACCATCAGCCAATACAACCGGCCACTGCAACGGGTAGCGTTATTTGTATTGATCGCTTTGATCATCCTTACCATACTGGTCGACCTGCTCTATACCCGCCTGGTGCTGCGGCCCCTGGCGGTCATCATCCGCACCCGGCTGGTGAACCGGCGCTTCCCCTTCAAAGAACACCTGCCGCCGATCAGAACGTCGACGGCAGACTTCAGGTACCTCGACAATGCCCTGATAGAGCTGATGGGGAAAATAAAGGAAGCCTTCGACAAGGAACGGGAGTTTACTTCCAATGCGTCGCATGAGTTGATGACGCCCATCAGCATACTGCAGAACAAACTGGAAAACCTGATGGTAGACAGTGATATGAATGAGGCCTTGCAGGAAAAGACCATGGGTATGATGAAGACGCTGAACAGGTTGAAGAAGATCGTTCATTCCTTGTTGCTCATCTCACGGATAGAGAATGACCAATTCACCCGGACAGACACCATCAACATTGAACAACTATTGCAGGAGGTGATGGAAGAATTGGGGCATCGTGCAGAGGCCAGGGGAATTACGGTATCCATCACGCTTCCACCCGATGGCATTGTTATTCCGAACATGAACCATGAGCTTATTTTCCAGTTGTTTTATAACCTGATCAACAATGCCATTCGGTACAATAAAGAAAATGGCCAGCTCTTCATCAGTGCAAAAATATCTCCACTTCATACCTGGACGATCTATATACAGGACACAGGTATCGGTATACCGGCAGAAGAGCTGGATACGATCTTTGATCGCTTCAAGAAGGCCAACCGGTCAACGGGCGAAGGTTATGGATTGGGGCTATCGATTGTAAAGAGTATTGCCCAATACCATACTATTCGTATCGAAGTAAGTTCAGAGGCTGGAAAAGGAACGGTATTCAGTGTAGTTTTTCCGTGA
- a CDS encoding response regulator transcription factor — protein MRVLIVEDERSLALEMEAFLLKAFYLCDLAFTARQGLQQMEENQYDFILLDLGLPDKDGLQVLEDAKRNCPGASYIILTARGDLEDRIKGLDLGADDYLPKPFSLLELQSRMQAITRRKSGLKDALVALGDFTVDLSQRNILFDNQAIELSRKEFDLLSYLLLHKNRPLTRAQLSEHIWGNFSDDDYDSNYIDVHIKNIRKKLSVYAPVEWLQTIRGIGYKIKL, from the coding sequence ATGAGGGTACTGATCGTAGAAGATGAAAGATCTTTAGCGCTTGAAATGGAGGCCTTCCTGCTAAAGGCCTTTTATTTGTGTGATCTTGCATTTACTGCCCGGCAAGGACTGCAGCAGATGGAGGAAAACCAATATGATTTCATCCTGCTCGACCTGGGGCTTCCCGATAAAGATGGGCTGCAGGTGTTGGAAGATGCCAAGCGCAACTGTCCCGGCGCCTCCTACATCATCTTAACCGCCCGGGGCGACCTGGAAGACCGAATCAAGGGGCTTGACCTTGGGGCCGACGATTACCTGCCCAAACCTTTCTCCCTGCTGGAGCTGCAATCACGCATGCAGGCCATTACCCGCCGCAAATCGGGACTTAAAGACGCGCTGGTTGCGCTTGGTGATTTTACTGTTGACCTCAGCCAACGCAATATCCTTTTTGACAACCAGGCCATCGAACTCTCCCGTAAAGAGTTTGACCTGCTCAGCTACCTCCTGCTGCATAAGAACAGGCCGCTCACCAGGGCGCAGCTCAGTGAGCATATCTGGGGCAATTTCTCCGACGATGATTATGATTCCAACTATATTGATGTACACATCAAGAACATCCGGAAGAAACTAAGCGTCTATGCGCCTGTCGAATGGCTGCAGACCATTCGCGGGATTGGCTATAAAATAAAACTGTGA
- a CDS encoding RNA polymerase sigma factor, with the protein MNTGTNDNEIISRVLRGEQSLYADLVKRYQNFVFTITLRYTTSREDAEEIAQDVFVKAYRSLADFRGESRFSTWLYTIVTTTCITFLRKKKLDTHSLDNEKVFETVESTDSGFKANQVEQKSKIQMVNKAIRLLSPDDAKLINLFYQGEQSLEEIGQIMGLEPNTVKVRLHRARQRLKDKMETHFVQEVKDIMN; encoded by the coding sequence ATGAATACCGGAACGAATGATAATGAGATCATTAGCAGAGTGCTGCGTGGTGAGCAATCACTGTATGCCGACCTGGTGAAACGATACCAGAATTTCGTTTTCACCATCACGCTACGGTACACTACCAGCCGGGAGGATGCTGAAGAAATAGCCCAGGATGTATTTGTAAAAGCATACCGCAGCCTGGCCGATTTCCGCGGTGAGTCCCGCTTTAGCACCTGGCTCTATACCATTGTGACTACTACCTGCATCACTTTCCTGCGTAAAAAGAAACTGGACACGCATTCACTGGACAATGAAAAAGTGTTTGAAACGGTGGAAAGTACCGATTCAGGCTTCAAGGCCAACCAGGTAGAACAGAAATCCAAGATACAGATGGTCAACAAAGCCATCCGGTTATTAAGCCCTGATGATGCCAAACTGATCAACCTGTTTTACCAGGGCGAACAAAGCCTGGAAGAAATAGGACAGATCATGGGACTGGAGCCCAATACGGTGAAGGTACGCCTGCACCGGGCCCGGCAAAGGCTGAAGGACAAAATGGAAACGCATTTTGTACAGGAAGTAAAAGACATTATGAACTGA
- a CDS encoding DUF6249 domain-containing protein gives MDEGILAIIWLILSSLALLLMIFGIRYLRSRENMAMIDKGMDPKLNQKRPAPFMNLKWGLLLVGAGAGLLVAYILADYVLFRADKWGHNDADNPAIYFALIAIGGGLGLIASYKIEKKELLDKQEQYDRSLPNRD, from the coding sequence ATGGACGAAGGTATATTAGCGATAATCTGGTTAATACTCAGCAGTTTAGCGCTCCTTTTAATGATATTCGGTATCCGCTACCTGCGCAGCCGTGAAAATATGGCCATGATCGATAAAGGCATGGACCCCAAATTGAATCAAAAGCGCCCTGCGCCATTTATGAACCTGAAATGGGGATTGCTCCTCGTAGGCGCCGGTGCAGGATTACTGGTGGCCTATATACTGGCCGACTATGTATTGTTCCGTGCCGACAAGTGGGGCCATAATGATGCCGACAACCCTGCCATCTACTTTGCCCTCATAGCCATCGGCGGTGGATTGGGATTGATCGCCTCCTACAAGATCGAGAAGAAGGAGTTGCTGGACAAACAAGAACAATACGACCGGAGTTTACCCAACAGGGATTAA
- a CDS encoding S41 family peptidase, translating into MKKLQVWLPLLFALVLIAGMWIGFRLRDNIPYSRGIFQTANKSSVQEVIDLINLRYVDKVNTDTLTDDAIQAMLSHLDPHSVFIPARYLDDVNEELQGNFEGIGVEFYIINDTVNVTNVLADGPSDKAGLQVGDQFLKVGDSIVAGNIDGDRIKKLLRGPGGSTVPVEVLRNKQTVRTTITRGTIPLYSVDASYMIDATTGYIHLNKFSGTTYEEFMQATEKLQKLGMKQLIFDVRDNGGGILGEAVDIVDEFLNDNKLIVYTQGDKQARQDFRCKRPGLLEEGKVVLLVDENSASASEVVAGALQDWDRATIIGRRTFGKGLVQEQYDLTNGAALRLTVARYYSPLGRNIQKPYNKGRAAYQDEVAERFHNGEMIKGDTSTNHNGHSYKTPKGRIVYGGGGITPDIFIPYDTTGFSRPVYELFNQQTFSRFIYGYYIQNRTYFNQFKTPADFNQRFNQTEAAWNSLVDYAAKDSIQLKGLTGRDKEEIEKRIKTWLARQMWRMPGYFEVNNASDTMVKRAMQELKK; encoded by the coding sequence ATGAAGAAACTACAGGTATGGCTACCCTTATTATTTGCATTGGTGCTGATAGCAGGTATGTGGATTGGCTTCCGGTTACGTGACAATATTCCTTATTCCCGGGGTATTTTTCAAACGGCTAATAAGTCTTCTGTACAAGAGGTGATCGACCTGATCAACCTGCGTTATGTAGACAAGGTCAATACGGATACGCTTACAGATGATGCCATACAGGCCATGCTGAGCCACCTGGACCCCCACTCTGTTTTCATTCCCGCCCGGTACCTTGATGATGTGAATGAAGAGCTTCAGGGTAATTTTGAAGGCATCGGCGTAGAGTTTTACATCATCAACGATACCGTCAACGTCACGAATGTACTGGCGGATGGACCGAGTGACAAAGCCGGCCTGCAGGTAGGCGACCAATTCCTGAAAGTAGGCGACTCTATCGTAGCCGGTAATATCGATGGCGATAGGATCAAGAAACTTTTACGTGGACCGGGCGGCAGTACGGTACCGGTAGAAGTGCTCCGGAATAAACAAACGGTCAGGACCACCATTACCCGGGGTACCATTCCCTTGTATTCAGTAGATGCATCATATATGATAGATGCCACTACCGGCTATATACACCTCAATAAATTTTCCGGCACTACGTACGAAGAGTTTATGCAGGCTACGGAGAAACTGCAAAAGCTGGGCATGAAGCAGCTGATCTTTGATGTACGCGACAATGGCGGCGGCATCCTGGGTGAAGCAGTGGATATTGTAGATGAATTCCTGAATGACAACAAACTGATCGTATATACCCAGGGCGACAAACAAGCCCGGCAGGATTTCCGGTGCAAGCGCCCCGGCCTGCTGGAAGAAGGCAAAGTGGTATTACTGGTGGATGAAAATTCAGCTTCTGCCAGTGAGGTAGTAGCCGGCGCCCTGCAGGATTGGGACCGCGCCACCATTATTGGCCGTCGCACCTTCGGCAAAGGGCTGGTGCAGGAACAATATGACCTCACCAATGGCGCTGCCTTGCGCTTAACGGTAGCCCGCTATTATAGCCCGCTGGGCCGTAATATCCAGAAACCTTACAATAAAGGCAGGGCTGCCTACCAGGATGAAGTAGCCGAACGCTTTCACAATGGAGAGATGATCAAGGGCGATACCAGCACCAACCACAATGGCCATTCATATAAAACACCCAAGGGCAGGATCGTATATGGCGGTGGCGGTATCACACCGGATATCTTTATTCCCTACGACACAACGGGCTTTTCACGTCCCGTGTATGAATTGTTCAATCAACAAACCTTCAGCCGCTTTATCTATGGTTATTATATTCAAAACCGCACTTATTTCAACCAGTTCAAGACGCCGGCCGATTTTAACCAGCGGTTCAACCAGACCGAGGCGGCCTGGAATAGCCTGGTAGACTATGCAGCGAAAGATTCCATCCAGCTGAAAGGACTTACGGGCCGTGACAAAGAAGAAATAGAAAAGCGTATCAAAACCTGGCTGGCCCGCCAAATGTGGCGTATGCCTGGTTATTTTGAAGTGAACAATGCTTCAGATACGATGGTAAAGAGAGCGATGCAGGAGTTGAAGAAATAG
- a CDS encoding N-acetylglucosamine kinase, producing the protein MAILIADSGATKCEWCLAETRKKSKTVFTQGISPYFLNTPQIEAIIRNELLPGLKKASVDAVFYYGTGCSNPANAKLVKKAIANVFPGIEIMVTHDLYGAARALAGREKGITCILGTGSNSAYYNGNKIVKNSPGLGYVLGDEGSGAYLGKKVLQYYLYNTFDEELRYKFEAKYKGINAVEILENIYKKPFPNRYLATFTLFLAENRGHFMVENIVEDGINDFFFNHLCKYGESWKMPIHFTGGVSWAFRDAVTDLCHSYEFELGQILKNPMEGLIKYHLEK; encoded by the coding sequence ATGGCCATTTTGATTGCTGACAGCGGGGCTACCAAATGTGAATGGTGCCTGGCAGAAACAAGGAAGAAGAGCAAGACAGTGTTTACACAGGGTATCAGTCCCTATTTTCTGAATACTCCGCAGATTGAAGCTATTATCCGTAATGAGTTGTTGCCCGGATTAAAAAAAGCATCTGTAGACGCTGTATTTTATTATGGTACCGGGTGCAGCAATCCCGCCAATGCCAAACTGGTAAAAAAAGCTATTGCCAACGTATTCCCCGGTATAGAAATAATGGTTACCCACGACCTCTATGGGGCTGCCCGTGCCCTGGCAGGCCGGGAAAAGGGCATTACCTGCATCCTGGGTACCGGTAGCAATTCCGCCTATTATAATGGAAATAAGATCGTAAAGAACAGTCCGGGCCTTGGGTATGTGCTGGGCGATGAAGGCAGTGGGGCCTACCTGGGTAAAAAAGTGCTGCAATATTACCTGTACAATACCTTTGATGAAGAACTTCGTTATAAATTTGAGGCTAAATACAAGGGTATAAATGCGGTAGAAATACTGGAAAATATATATAAGAAACCATTCCCCAATCGTTATCTGGCCACCTTCACCCTCTTCCTGGCAGAAAACCGCGGGCATTTCATGGTGGAGAATATAGTGGAGGATGGAATAAATGATTTTTTCTTTAACCATCTTTGCAAATACGGGGAAAGCTGGAAAATGCCCATCCATTTCACAGGAGGTGTATCCTGGGCCTTCCGTGATGCAGTAACAGATCTCTGTCATTCCTATGAGTTTGAATTAGGGCAGATACTGAAAAACCCGATGGAAGGCCTGATCAAATACCATCTTGAGAAGTAG
- the murQ gene encoding N-acetylmuramic acid 6-phosphate etherase, translating to MSAFNKVTEQSSHYRHLEKMSIHDLLININEEDKIVPLAVEKAIPQIEQLVAAIADKMLAGGRLFYMGAGTSGRLGILDASEIPPTYGMPQGLVIGLIAGGEIAIQRPVEQAEDSWDQGWLDLQQHAVTKNDVVIGIAASGTTPYVIGALNEARKNGIVTGCITCNQGSPLAQAAEFPVEVVVGPEFVTGSTRMKSGTAQKLVLNMISTTVMIQIGRVEDNKMVNMQLTNSKLVDRGTRMVMEKTGIKDYDKAKALLIQHGSVKKAVDSLG from the coding sequence ATGTCAGCATTCAACAAAGTAACTGAGCAGTCGAGTCATTACAGGCATTTGGAAAAGATGAGTATTCACGATCTTCTGATTAATATCAATGAGGAAGATAAGATAGTGCCTTTGGCAGTGGAGAAGGCGATTCCGCAAATTGAGCAGCTGGTAGCCGCCATTGCTGATAAAATGCTGGCCGGTGGACGTTTGTTTTACATGGGCGCAGGTACCAGCGGAAGGCTGGGTATCCTGGATGCTTCGGAGATCCCCCCTACCTATGGCATGCCCCAGGGCCTGGTCATTGGCCTGATTGCCGGGGGCGAAATAGCTATCCAACGTCCTGTGGAGCAGGCAGAAGACAGCTGGGACCAGGGATGGCTTGATCTGCAGCAACATGCAGTTACTAAAAACGATGTGGTCATTGGCATTGCAGCCAGCGGCACCACTCCTTACGTGATAGGGGCCCTCAATGAAGCCCGCAAGAACGGTATCGTTACCGGTTGTATTACCTGCAACCAGGGTTCTCCGTTGGCCCAGGCTGCCGAGTTCCCGGTAGAAGTGGTAGTAGGTCCTGAATTCGTAACCGGCAGTACCCGCATGAAAAGCGGCACCGCCCAGAAGCTGGTACTGAATATGATCTCTACTACCGTGATGATCCAGATCGGCCGGGTAGAAGACAATAAGATGGTCAATATGCAGCTTACCAACAGTAAGCTGGTGGACCGGGGTACCAGGATGGTAATGGAAAAAACAGGCATCAAAGACTACGATAAGGCCAAAGCCCTCCTCATCCAGCACGGCAGCGTAAAGAAAGCCGTGGATTCACTGGGATGA
- a CDS encoding T9SS type A sorting domain-containing protein: MKYKILLTTISLFTIALASAQKTAKQAYAITASTKGSFVWTEVKLLDLSTGEVVQTIYDNKQTDYTITQARTGKPIAIKDAKGNIADINQLPFNTFSAACAFDKSHNRLYFTPMGINRLQYIDLNAKTPSIAYFDGEAFGVATDLKDEANHITRMAIAVDGQGYALSNDGNHLIKFTTGRKPVITDLGPLQDNPANGGNSIHTKPTSWGGDMIADALGNLYVISASRYVFKVDISTRQATFISTINGIPASFTTNGAAVVADDKLIVSSANSVEGYYEVDMKDWKATLLPNNGNVYNASDLANSQLAFESARTTTIPAFIAKERVGNDKIALYPNPVTKDMFRVSFNTDAGRYNVQLVDLTGRLISQKIVSIGYEGQVAEITLPAKLTKGMYLVKVLDNAKKTVYADKLMVAAD; encoded by the coding sequence ATGAAGTACAAAATTTTACTTACCACCATTTCTTTATTCACCATCGCCCTCGCCTCCGCCCAAAAGACGGCTAAGCAGGCTTATGCTATTACAGCATCTACCAAGGGTTCTTTTGTATGGACAGAAGTGAAGCTGCTTGATCTCAGCACAGGAGAGGTTGTACAAACGATCTACGATAACAAACAAACGGACTATACCATTACCCAGGCCAGAACGGGTAAGCCCATTGCTATTAAAGATGCCAAAGGAAACATAGCTGATATTAACCAGCTTCCTTTTAATACTTTCTCTGCTGCCTGTGCCTTTGATAAAAGCCACAACCGTTTATATTTCACCCCCATGGGCATTAACCGCCTGCAGTATATTGACCTCAATGCCAAAACGCCGTCCATAGCTTACTTTGATGGCGAAGCATTTGGTGTAGCTACCGACCTGAAAGATGAAGCCAATCATATCACCCGCATGGCTATTGCAGTCGATGGACAGGGTTATGCCCTAAGCAATGATGGCAACCATCTCATCAAATTTACGACCGGCCGCAAGCCAGTGATCACCGACCTGGGCCCCTTGCAGGATAATCCTGCCAATGGCGGCAATTCTATCCATACCAAACCCACCAGCTGGGGTGGTGATATGATCGCCGATGCACTGGGCAACCTGTATGTGATCAGCGCCAGCCGCTATGTTTTCAAAGTAGATATCAGTACCCGCCAGGCTACCTTTATCAGCACCATCAATGGTATCCCTGCCAGCTTCACCACCAATGGAGCCGCCGTGGTAGCCGATGATAAGCTGATCGTGAGCAGTGCCAACTCCGTAGAAGGTTATTATGAAGTGGATATGAAAGATTGGAAAGCCACCTTGTTGCCCAATAACGGCAATGTGTACAATGCTTCCGACCTGGCTAATAGTCAGCTGGCTTTTGAAAGTGCCCGCACCACTACCATCCCTGCATTCATTGCCAAAGAAAGGGTAGGGAATGATAAGATTGCCCTGTATCCCAATCCTGTTACCAAAGATATGTTCCGCGTGAGCTTCAATACCGATGCCGGCCGTTACAATGTACAACTCGTCGACCTTACCGGCCGCCTTATTTCACAAAAGATTGTAAGCATTGGATACGAAGGACAGGTAGCAGAAATAACCCTGCCGGCTAAACTAACCAAAGGCATGTACCTGGTGAAGGTATTGGACAATGCGAAGAAAACAGTGTATGCTGATAAGTTGATGGTGGCGGCTGATTAG